CCCAGGTGAAGGCGATCGCGTAGCTGCCGATGCGTTCGCTGCCCGCGATGCGGGTGCTGTCCTCGGTCAACGGGGGTGGAGCCGACGGCCGGCGGACCGCCCCGGTCACATCGGGCTCTCCCGAGCAATGCGCACAAGGGCAATGGGTTCGTAGTGTCTTCGTACTGATCACCGATTCGTCGCCGTCCTGCCACTTCACTGCCAGGAAGTCGCCCACGATCTCGATGCGCTCGGGTCCACGGGGCATTTCTCGCGACCTCCCTGCGACGCTTCTGGATGGTCTGGTCCTTGCAGTTCCCCGGCGGACACCGGATCGACCGCGATGGGGCCCGCCACGCCAGGCCGGACCGCGATCGATTCGTTCCGGGGACCGGACGATGCCGCGCGCCAAGATAGCGCGCAAGTGCCGTCTCGGCCCCCGACCGCACGAATGCGCCCGGGCGGCGCCCGGTCCCACCGCCCCGAGGAGTTCAGTCCGGCGATGCTCGACATCCACCGCGCCCGGCGATCCCTGCTCCTGACCGTGGCGGCCTGTGCCGTCGTGGCGGGCTGTGCCGCCGATCCCCAGGGCAACCCGAGCGGCCGACCGGACCACCCGCGGGCGGGCGGAGTCCTCCACCTCGCCCAGATCGAGCCGTCCACTCTCGACCCCGCCACCGTCTACGACAGCTACGACGCCGCCGTGGTCAACCAGATCCACGCGGGGCTGTTGCGCCACGACCGCAACTTCAGCGTGCGGCCGGACGTGGCCACCTCCTGGACCATCGATCACGATGGGCTCGAGTACCGCTTCGAACTCCGTCGGGGTGTGCGCTTCCACGACGGCACCCCCCTGACCGCCGCCGACGTGGTCCACTCCGTCGAGCGCGTCTTCCGCATCGATCCCGAGTCGACGATCCTCGCTCGGCAGTACCTGGGAGTGATCGCCGGCACCGATGCCTTCGCCCGCGGTGAAGCCGACTCGATCGAGGGTCTCGAGATCCTCGGGCCCCACGCCCTGGCGATCCGCCTGGAACGACCCTACGCGCCCTTCCTCAACGTCCTGGCCTCCGAGTTCGCGCGGATCCTTCCGCGTCCCGAGAGCGGCGGCGACCCCGTCGACGGCAGCGTCGGATGCGGGCCCTTTGCCCTGCGCTCGTGGACTCCCGGCGAACGCCTCGTCCTGGATCGCTTCACCGACTACCACGGACCGGGCGCGCACCTCGACGGTCTCGTGATCGAGACACCACCGCCTCCGGTCCTGCCCCGTGCGATTCGTGGCTTCATCGAAGGCGACGTCCACGTCGTCGAGCTGACGAACACAGCGATCGAGGCCGTGGCCGCGGTTCGCGACGCACGGGTCCATCAGCGCCGCGAACTCAGCCTGACCTTCCTGGCCTTCGCCGTGGATCGCCCCCCCTTCGACGATCCCGACGTCCGCCGGGCCGTGGCGCACGCGATCGACGTCGCATCGTTGTCGGGCATCGACGAGCACCGGCGCCCCGCGGCGACCGGAGTCCTTCCGCCCGGCTTCCCCGGCTACGAGCCGCTCGACAAGTGCCTGTCGTTCGCCCCAGCACGCGCCGCTTCGCTGCTGGCAGCGGCCGGGCACCCCCGGGGCGGCGGACTGCCCCGGGTCACCATCGCCATCCCTCGCCGGGGAGAGGGCTTCGAGACGCTTGCCCTGGACCTGTGCCACCAGATCGAAGCGAGCGGTCTCGACGTCGAGCCACTGCTCGTCG
This portion of the Candidatus Krumholzibacteriia bacterium genome encodes:
- a CDS encoding DUF971 domain-containing protein; this translates as MPRGPERIEIVGDFLAVKWQDGDESVISTKTLRTHCPCAHCSGEPDVTGAVRRPSAPPPLTEDSTRIAGSERIGSYAIAFTWGDGHRTGIYSWDLLRELGTLDEG
- a CDS encoding ABC transporter substrate-binding protein, with the translated sequence MLDIHRARRSLLLTVAACAVVAGCAADPQGNPSGRPDHPRAGGVLHLAQIEPSTLDPATVYDSYDAAVVNQIHAGLLRHDRNFSVRPDVATSWTIDHDGLEYRFELRRGVRFHDGTPLTAADVVHSVERVFRIDPESTILARQYLGVIAGTDAFARGEADSIEGLEILGPHALAIRLERPYAPFLNVLASEFARILPRPESGGDPVDGSVGCGPFALRSWTPGERLVLDRFTDYHGPGAHLDGLVIETPPPPVLPRAIRGFIEGDVHVVELTNTAIEAVAAVRDARVHQRRELSLTFLAFAVDRPPFDDPDVRRAVAHAIDVASLSGIDEHRRPAATGVLPPGFPGYEPLDKCLSFAPARAASLLAAAGHPRGGGLPRVTIAIPRRGEGFETLALDLCHQIEASGLDVEPLLVDWNDFDRGLRSNAYHAFLLTWMPDLPDADSFFYPLFHTGGSVNHLHYSDPELDAWLDTARVELDRTRRTRLYRRAEQRVLEDAAIVPLHFNSTVFAARPSVQDFQVTSMGGANLPLRSVWLDPSAGRGAR